The Chamaesiphon minutus PCC 6605 DNA window AGCGTTGAGTCCAGATGGCAAGCACATCATCAGTAGCGGTGACAAGACTGTGCGAATCTGGCAGGGAAAGACATTAGAGCCGATCGTTAAACAGCTAAAAGGCGATCAAGATCTAATTAATTCAGTGGCGTTTAGTCCGAATAGAGAACGGATTGTCAACATCAAGTCTGACGGGACAGTATGGAGTTGGGATGTTCGGGCAGGAGTAGTAATCGGTCAGCCTCTATTGCTACAAGGTAATAGGAGTTATCTAACTTCTGTAGCGGTTAGCCCAGATGGTCAGTGGATCGTTACTGGCAGTTTTAGCGGTGTAGTGCAAGTCTGGAATGCAAAGACTGGATCGCTGATTCGCGATCTATGGCAAGAACGGAAGAGTCCGATTCAGTCAGTAGCATTTAGTTTTGACGGTCAACGGATCGTTAGTGGTAGTGATGACTTAACCATAAGAATTTGGGATGCCAAAACAGGTTTACCGATCGGTAAACCTTTATTTTTAAAAGGTCACAGAAATTATTTAACTTCAGTGGCATTTAGTCCAGATGGGCAACGTATCATTACTGGCAGTAAAGACTCAACAGTAAGAATTTGGGAGATAAGAACAGGAGCATAAATCGGCAAACCTTTACAAGGACATCATGGTGAGGTCACAGCAGTGGCATATAGTTCAGATGGACAACGCATCATTAGTGGTGGTGATGACTGGAGAATTAGGATTTGGGATGCTGAAACGGGCACAGCCATTGGCCAGCCGTTATCAGCCCCGATCGGTCAGATTAAATCGATCGCATATAGTCAGGATGGGCAGCACATTGTCAGTGTTAATGCAGACAAGACAGTCTCAAGTTGGGATGTTTCTGGAACATCTTTGCTGAAAACAGCCTGCGATCGATTGCGCTATCATCCCAGCCTCGACGATCCAAAAACCGATGTTGCCCGCGAAGCCAAGCAAACCTGTGAACAATACGTGTGGGAAAAATAGCGTCTCTATCAAGATAATCGCTCGGTCTAGAATCCATAGAACGTGTAAGAGTTGATGCAAAAGATAAACTAAAACTTCATGGCTACGCAATCGCCATTCCCGATGTTCGCAATTTATCTTCGTTCTGTCAACATTGTTGAGGGTGCCAAACACGTCACCAATCTCACCACTGAACGGTTATGGATTCTCCAGTTCTTTGGTGTTCCTTGCCGCAAATATTACCTTCTTTCCTGATTTACCTGCGGAATGTGGGCTACAGGCAAATACAGACGGAATTGATATTAACAATCTTCTGTTTGGTGTAGATGTATTTGATCTATTCAGGAAAAGCATGAAGCACAAATATTAAGTATTCAGCATTACTTGTCTGACAAAGACACGATCGAAGAACTTACAAAACTAGAGCCGAAAATTTTTAATTCTACCTTTCGGATTCAACACTGGCAAAATTTAATTCACAATCGATCGCGGATTTTTGGTTTTGATGCGCTCATACATAATTCACCTACTAAAAAAACTATTGACGATCGTTGGTTCCGTCGAGACTTCCGAACTTTATTTCATCCGCAATCTAATCCTATGACACCAGAAGAAACTGATATAGACAAAGCTGAAGACATGGAACCTGCCGAACTATCTGTACCCAAAGAGATATCTCTAGAAGTGCTTGTCCTGCGGCTATTGAAAAATTACACTCGTCATAAACTCAAGCATCAATTCGGCATTGAGTGGAACAAGGAGTGGAGTAGTCAAAACTCAGCAAGTCGGAACCAAGACCCAGCATATCAAGCATACAGGCAGAGAAAAGAGCATGTGATAAAAGATCTACACATCGATTTCCGTCGCCATCGTCACCCTAATGAATTTTTAGCTTTCTTTGCCACCAAAGTGCTTTAAGACAAATGCTGATTATGGAAGGACTCCCATCCAATCGTTGGCGTAGCCTACCGGAGGTAATCGCGCATTAATGATGGTGGCGCACCAAAAGTTGAGTTTATGGACGGCTGCATTAATTAAAGCGATCGGGCAACTAAACAGAGTAGCTGGAGGAGATAGCGTTAGTCATTTTCAGATGGGACCCAGAAGTATTATTATTCGACTCACACCATCTTTAGTTGCTGGGTATGATAACTACGGATTTCAAGAAGATGGCAGCTTCAAAGAACTAAATCGACTTGTTAACGGTGAATTGCCAGGGCAAGAATTTTGGTTGGGCGGAGAGATCGTTCGTCAAATGTCTCAAGACATCAAACAAAAATTAGCAGATCGCCACGTCCATCTAATAGATAGCCCCCAAAAACTCTTGGCTGAAGTCTCCCAGCAGTTTTTAGGAGGAGCGTAAAAATCGTGGAAAAACTCTGGTTGCGCGTTCGTGCTCCGTTCGCTACTTATTCCACATGACGACCGCCCACGCTATGGTTTACCCTTCGCAGGTGATAACAACTATCTATTCGATCGAATCGACTGCCTCGACGAACCCATTCCATCTCATTGGTTCGTATCGGTTGACTCAAAGCTCGAACAGGAAACAGGTGCCGTTAGCTTAACCGTTGAGATCGATCGTCACGCTCCCAGCAAGACTAAAAGTATGCTGTTTTCGGCAACGAAAGATTCTTTAAATTCGCTACCCGATCGTGATTGGCTATCAATGTATGAGAGGAGAGTTGCGTAGAAGGTAAACCCCGCCTAGAATGAGACCCTAAAACAACCCCAAATACTTGTCTCCGCTATGTCATGGGCACTTAAGAAGCTACTCTAAAAAACTATGGTTTTCAAGTTAGGCGGGGTTTAGAAGCATTTTTTGCAAGCATCTCCAGGTGTTTAGAGTTATTTTTCAGAAAAAAGCCGTAAACCTTCACTCTGTAAGGATTTAGTTCATATTTTATTACGACAGGTGCTTGCAACTGCTGAAACGTAATTCTGGCAGAGGTTTTAAGTCGATATGTGTGAAGTTATAGCCTCAATATTCTGTAAAATTGGTATGATGTTGACAGGTGCTTGTAATAGTTCGGAGAAACCCTTTGCTGTCAAGCATTCTGGACTCCGCCCTAAAATCACCTTAGATGCCATATGGCGTTAAGCACATGCTATGGGGATTAATGTTCTACCAGTTTATAGAGCTAAAATCACCTTAGATGCCATATGGCGTTAAGCACATGACGATCGTTGACACTACCAGCGTGAGCTTACAAACCTTTTCCTCAGATATCGTAAGGTGTTGAGCACTTTGAAAACTCATTTGAAAATAAAATTTCAGCTTATGAGTTTTTAGAGTGCTAAAATTTCACGTTATGAGTTACTAATTTCATATTATGTGTAACTTTGCTCATTCAGAACGCTGTTACTTCGTCACTAATATTTCAGCTTATGTGTAAACCGACACGAGCGATGATGTCGGCAGATTTTATCGCTGATTTAGTCGGCATACCAGTATCACTCGATCTAGAGGCATTTATTCAATTTGGGTTAGAATTTCGGACAGCTTTTCCCGATGGTTGTCATCAGTTTGATGAGGTAATTGAGGAAGATACTAAAGTAGTAACGATCGGTAAATTTCGCGGTACACATTTGGGTAAATTTCAAGGTTTACCTGCGACAGGGAAATCGGTAGAGATCGAAGTTACTCATATCGATAAACTCATCGACGATCGGCTCGTCTATCATTGGGGACAAGGCAACCAAGCGGGAATGATGCAACAACTGGGGATTGTGTTCGTTCCAGGCTTATCTTTAATTGCCGCAGCCATCCGCCATCAAATCCGAGGTTAAACTAGAATGTGTTGGTGTGTTATCGCGTAAGCGATAACACACCCTACAACCTGGGATCTTATTTTCTTGCTATTTCCTCAAGCCTAAAACCTAAAACCTAAAGCCTAAAGCCTAAAGCCTAAAGCCTAAAGCCTAAAACCTAAAGCCTAAAGCCTAAAGCCTAAAGCCTAAAGCCTAAAGCCTAAAGCCTAAAGCCTAAAGCCTAAAGCCTAAAGCCTAAAGCCTCACTAATGGGTAATTACACCCCAAATAGTGAGGAGGATCGATTATAATCTCTGTGGAAAGTTGAACCTATAGGCTGGCGGCTACCTCATTTATCCGCTCGTCAAATCCTCCTACCGTATTCCCCATCAGTGTCTACCAAAAAATATTCCATCTTCAAGCAGTGGTTAACGACTGGCTCAGTCGCCTTTGTAGTAAGCGGGGGTTGTAGTTTACCATTTACTCAGAATCTGGCTCAGTCTGCGTTAATTGGGTTGGCAACGCTACCGGGAGTCGCTATCAGTAGACTCATGCGCTCGCGCCAACGCCAACAGCAGGTAAATCGTCAACTGGCGCGGGGAAAACGGCGGTTGAATCAAATGCATTACCGAGGCGAAATCCTCAACAATCAGTTGCGAAGTAGGGACAAGGAGCGGCAAGAAATCGAGATTAGGGTAGCACAATTACAGAGTTTAGCAGGTAGTTTGAAAGCGCGGATCGATACCGATCGCCAGCAATACCAGGAACTAGAGCAACAACTCGCTGCACTTACCCATCACTGTCAGGAACAACAAACCTTTGCAGCCAAACTCGATCGCAAAATTCAGGAAAAACAAGCTCTTAGCCTCGAAGTCGATACCGAGTTTAACAATCTCAAGCTAGAATTATCTCAACTGCAAGCAGCTAAATTACAGACAGTTGAAGCGATCGATCGCTTCAAAATATCGCTGAGAAATGTCCAATCCGAAATCGAACGATGTACCGCAACTAAGCAAGAATTGGCAATAGAGATTCAGCAGTTGCAGCAGCCACAACAATTAGATAATGCTAGTCTCGATCGAGCAAACGAACAGCATCAACTCATCCACGAACTCGATACAGCAATTACTAACCGACAACATACTCACCAAAATCTGCTAGTAGAAATCGATCGATTGGAGCAGATTATTGCCGAAAGATCGACAGAATTAGCCGATCGAGATCGAGAATTAGTAGCGGCACGACAGCAATTAACTGAAACCGAATTAGAGATCGAAACTAAACAAGCAACATTAGATGAATTAGCAGCAGCAATAGTCGATCGCAAGGATGAGTTAGAATCATCGTCAGAGTATCTGGCTGAAAGATTGCACCAACGCGAGTTGAAAATAGCTCAATTAGAATTGAGTAGTAGGCAGGCAGAACTAGATAATTTAGAACTAAAAATTCAGGCTAAACGCCAAGAAATCGATGATATTGGTGTAGAAAAAATTCTTCAAATCTTCGAGCCACAACCACCAAGCATCTCTCGCGATATTGACTCGATCGCCGGAGCCGGAGCATGGCACGATAAATTTATAGATAATCCTCATCTCCCTGTTTTACAACACATTGAAAAACATGGCACCATTACCGAAGCCGAAGCTAGTATTAAACTCGGCAATGCTCGATCGGTCAGACAATTTGCCAATAAATTAGAAGAATATACTCCCGATCTTCCCTTCTCAATCAGAGTAGAATCATCACCGAAAGGTAATCGATATATCAAAGAAACTCAAAGTTAAAAGTATCTCGATGAGTCCCTACCAAGAGTGTAAAACCAAATCCGCTTTACAAAGACTTCTGGCGTTGCTGGTTTTAGGTACGACCGTTATTTTTTACATTCTTCTTCCCCGCTCCCCGCTCCCCGCTCTCTCCTCTAGTTTTTCATACATCGAGAGAGCAACTACCAAGCTGCGGAGCGGGGCTGGGGCTGGGGGTGAGGGCAACTAATTAGCCGCTCCTTCAGGACAAGACTTGCTGAGTTTTGGCGTCGGGTTTGAGTGCGAAAGTAGCAATTAAGATGCCTAAAATCGAAAGAATTGCCGTTGGAATAAAGGCATTAGTATAACTACCAAAAATATCTTTGGCACTACCTGCAACTATGGTGCCCACCAATGCGCCTGCCCCATAAGCTGTAAAAACGATGCCATAGTTTTTAGTGTAGTTAGTAGGATTAAACATCGACAGTGTGGCAGTAGGGGCGATCGCCAGCCATCCGCCCAGAGATAACCACAGTAGCGCGAAGGCGAAAAAATAATTGGCAACTTGACCTTTGCCAGTATTTAGCATCACGATCGAGGCGATCAAAATCATTACAAAAGAGAGAATAGCTGCCATTTTGGGCTTGATCCGATCGGTCAACCAACCGAACATGGGGCGACCGACACCGTTAAAGATCGCAAAAATCGATACCGACGCCGTAGCCATATTGGTGTCGAGTCCGACGATCTCTTTGCCGACGTTATTCGCAATTCCCACTGCCATCAAACCAGCTAGGGTACCGATCGCATAGCAGCTCCATAGGGCAAAAAAGCTGGGCGAACTCAGCAAGCGATCTGGCTCGGTGCTGGCGGGACTGGATGTAAACTGGGGGCTGGGTTGCCAGTCTGCGGGTGGAAATCTAAGCTGGGTAGCGATCGCAAGTAAGATGGCGGTAAAAGCTACCCCGAAAATTCTAAATGTGCTGTCGATACCGTAAGTAGCGATAAAATATCCGGCTAGCGGTGCGGTAATTAATGGCGATAGACCGAATCCGACTACGGTTAAACCGACAGCCAAACCCTTGCGATCGGGGAACCACTTAGCCGTTACCGCGATCGGGACGCCATAGACAATCCCAATGCCAGCTCCAGCAATCAGACCGTAGGTGATGACCAGTAGGGGAATACTGGTGGCGAAACTAGAGAGAAAATAACCCAAGCCGACGATCGATCCCCCCACCGCAGTTACTTTCGATGCCCCATAGCGTTCGATATATCTGCTGGCGATCGGCATTAAAATGGCAAATACTACCAGCAAGGTGGCGAAGGGGAGTAAGGTATCTGTCGCCCCAATTGTCATGCCTTGCTTTTTAAAAGCTTCTGTCAGCGGCTTGCGAAAAATGCTCCAGGAATAAACCGTACCCAAACAGAGCATTGCGGTAATGCCTAGGGGTAAAAATAGCCATCGACCTTGCCGTGCGGCTAAGCCAAATATTTTCAGGTCGTTCATCGTATTTTATTTTACCTCCATAGTCCAGACATAATTTATCGAGATCGGGGACGATCGCAAAGCGAGTTTTCCCCTGTTAAGGCACGGTGGTTTCATCCAGAAGAATAAAATTACCACACCTTAGTACTTAGTCATTAACCGCCCGTGATTTATCTACGGGCTACCCCGATCGAGTCCACTGAAGTGGACTTTAGCTATGAGCACCACACTTAAGTCGCGGGCGGTTGAGAACGATCTTATTGCCTATCATTCGATCGACAATAAGATCGATCTTTAGCAATCTCTATCGCCGATATTTTTTGACAGAGTCCAATCTTCGACTATAGCAGCTTCTCCTAATCCGACGATCGCAAAATGATAATATTTGTTATCGATCGCGCTCGCTCGTCCCAATGTTTTCAATAATTAGAGCATCCAAAAATCCAACGTCATGGGAGACATGGGCAACAATGAGCGACCATCATGTTTCGATTGCTGATGCAGCGGCGCGACAGCCGCAGGGAACCGCCAGCAAAGCATCCGATCGGATAGACAGCCAGCCGTTCGATCTCGACACCAAACAAGTTAAAAATTACAATCGACAAGGTATAAATAAGCACTCTTCAGGCGATCTAGTCAGTGCGATCGCGGAATACGATCGGGCGATCGAGTTAAATCCTAACTATGCGAAAGCTTACAATAATCGCGGCTTGGCAAAAGGACAATTAGGAGATTTGGCAGGCGCGATCGCCGATTACAACCGGGCGATTAATCTCGATCGCAACTATGCCAAGGCTTACTACAATCGGGGTCGAGCTAGAGTAGAAACTGGTAACATCGCCCCAGCGATCGCCGATTATAGTTGGGCGATTAAACACGCTCCTCATTATGCCAAGGCTTATTATTATCGGGGTTTAGCCAAGTTAAATGTAGATGACAAACAATCGGCAATTGCCGACTTCGATCGAGCCATTGAAGTCTCACCAAATTATGCCCCAGCGTATTATCACAGAGGCAATACCAAACACGATGTCGGCGATATTGTTGGGGCGATCGCTGACTTCGATCGATCGATTGAGATCGCACCCGGAGAGATCGGTGCTATTTATCATCGCGGTACTATCAAAGGCGAAATAGGCGATAATGCTGGGGCGATTTATGACTACGATCGGGTACTCGCTCTCGATCCCAATTATGCCAGAGCTTACTACAATCGCGCTCTCAATAAAGTTAAATTAAAAGATAAACCAGGTGCCATCTTTGACTTCGATCGAGCAGCCACTTTGTTCCACGAACGGGGAGAAATAGATGGTTATCGCAGAGCGATTCACAAGCTAGAACGAGAATATAATATTCGGTTTCAATCGAGTAAACACTAATTAATTATCTCAGGCAAATATCGAAACAGAGCGAGTGTATATTTCTACACTCGCTCTGTTTATGGGTACAGCGATCTGCTGTAAAGTTGAAGATCGATTTTGTAAATACCAATTACGTCCTACTCTGTCTTTTCATAAAGAAGTAGTTAAAATTAACGAATGCTAGGGTCGCGGTATGCAGGGGCATCATCGCGACGTGTAGTAGTGTGAGTTTCCTCTTTGCGTCGTCCCAATAGTCCGAATAAACCAAGCAAACCAGTCAATCCCCACAAACCTGGATGATTATTGTTTTCGTAATTAGTGGTAGTGGTAGTGCCAGTGGTGCCAGTAGTTCCAGTAGTACCAGTGGTACCAGTAGTGCCATCAGTTCCACTACCGGATGTTTGAGCCGAAGCAGGTGCAGTCATCGGGATAACTAAGACGCTGGTGGCGAGGAGACCAGCACTGATGAATTTTACTAAAGATGATTTTTGCATGAGTTTGAACTCCGGATAGTTGCTATGTGGTCTGTCTTTCGCAGTAGGCGGTTAAAAACTGCTCGCGAGCGATTTGGGTCGTCAGCTCGATTCCTTACTACTGTAGCCGAGCTAGTTTTTAAACAAATCTGTCTTAAGTACCATGTTTAAAAAACTTAGATAGTCCGAAAGGTGTAAGGAAAAAATCGCCAACAATTCTTCGATCGGCTCGAAATTATTGCCAGATACCCAGAGAAATTTACTACCGATTGTCGCCCACCATTCACTCACCTAACGTTATTTCTAAGACAGAAGATTGGGTATTTTGCATGATAATCTACACTGTGGCGACGACTCGGCTTTTTTGTGTTGTTGCATCATCACTCGCTTATCGCCAAAACCCATGTATCAATTTCAGGTTATTGCACATACACAACCTGGTGAAGTCATTGCCCTGGTGGGTTCTACACCCGAATTGGGAGCGTGGGATATCACCAGATGTATTCGCCTGCATACCAGTGGCGATCGCTATCCTTTGTGGCGGACAAATACCGCCATCGATATCCAGCTATCGGCAGAGTCGATCGATGGCCGAAAAGTAGAATATAAGTATATAAAGATCGACGCGCAGGGCTGTGGACATTGGGAATCGTTCGGGTTCGACCGTTGGCTGCCGATCGAGCCTCAGAGTCGCTCGAACACGATCGTGGTCGATGATGGTGCATTTGGGTATTTGCAACCTCATCCCTTTGGCTATATTCAATCGCCAACGATCGAAACCGCCGAGCCAGAAGATTCGCAAGGTCTCAAAATTCTGGTCATTGGCAGTTCGGTCGCTGTCGGTCAAAAAGCGTGGTTATTAGCAGGCTGGACATCGCTATTGGCAGAGTCCGTGCGCCAAAAATACGGACACAGACTGATTAATGTTGCGGAGGCTGGAGCCAACGTCGGTAGAACGATCGAGCGGTTTGGTGCGGCGGTCGCCCCAGAACAACCAGATGTAGTTATTATTGCCCTGTCGCTGGGGAATGAAGGTCTAGCTCACTGTCCGCCCCACCAACGCCGAGCCGTACAGCGCAGATTTGAAAGCGGCTTGCAGCAACTCGTGCAAATGACCAGGGCACTGGGCGCACGTCCGATTTTAGGTGGAGTCTATCCACATGGCGATTATACTTCCGAACATCACTGGTGGTTGCAAGATACCCACAAGCGGATGCTTAAGTGGGGCGTGCCAGTCCTCGATTGGTTGGGAGTGTTGGATAATGGTGGCGGACGCTGGAAAGCAGGGATTTCTTTCGACCCCGCGCATCCCAATACAGTCGGGCACCGTCTGATGTATGAGGCGATCGATTTACAGGTATTCCAGATCGACAAAGACGAATTAGCCTCAGAGCGACAACGCTTCTGGCAACCCAACGAAGTGCCGCTTTATCTCGATAATGCTGGATTTTCAATCTGTGCTTGTCTCGCCCAAAAGCGGTTGCGGATTAACAATCCATCCCCCAATAGCTACACCATCGCGCCCTATTGGTTGGAATTACAAACTGTACTCAAAAGTAAAGCCGGATTGATGCCCGGTATCTATCTTGCCACCGATCGCCAGCCCAGAACGCTCCCTTATTTTGCCGTCGCAGCAGATGGCTCGATCGCGACGACGATCGCCATTCCAGCAGGAACTGAATGGGAATACAGCGCAGCTTTCAATCTATTCGATTCCAACAACTCCCAAGTTTTGTTTTATGACGAACAATTAGGGATTTGGCAACAGGACGAGCGTCAATTGTGGGTAATTAACGAATCCGACCACGAGTACAATCTGCAACCGATGTGGACGGAGGTGCAAAACGCACTCAGAGCTTTGCCAGCAGGTGTATATGCAGATCCACAACATCCCGATCTACCCTTCCGAACGCTGCTGATTGGTGGCAACGGACTAGAGAGTCGGGTCAAAATTCCGGCGCAGTCTGCCATCATGTTTGAATACCAGTGCGAATTAACCCAAATCGAGCGGGTGGGGATTATTCCACTCGGAGATCGATGTGCGGCGCGGATGATGCTGTACAAAATGGGTTACGATGGCCCAGCCTTCCCCTTCGATCTAACGCGGACTACCAATATTGCCGATATCGCCGATATTATCGACAACGGTTTTGATGAGATGTGGAATCCCAACCTACTACATTTCGATTCATTCATCCGCAGAATTTACCACCAAAAATGGTTAGGATTGTCATTTGCCCACGAGGTAGAAGATAACGAAAACCCGATCGACGATCTGTCGATGTCTGTCATTCACGATCGAATGCGATCGCGTTACACCGCACGCGCCCATAGGTTTTGGTATACCCTCAAACATGCCGACAAACTGCTATTCATCCGCACCGGAATTGCCGATCGGGGTGGCACGATCGATCTACTCGACAAGCTCGCCAAACACTGTCAGGGCAAGCCATTTCAATTGATGCTCCTCTCGCCCCAATCCTCAGATGAGTTTGTCGATCTGCCCGAAGTGTTGCACTACAATCTCGAATTCAATCCCGATCGAATGTATGAAGATGTGGGACACTGGCTGTATTGTACGGACATCATGCGCGGCATTCTCGACTCGATCGGGGTTTCTAGCAAAAATCTGTTCTGGTGCCCGCCCAATCCCCCCCAGGAGCTGCCTAAGCCCGATCTGGTAAGCGGAAACGTTTGAGCGATCGCATTACTGGATCTCGTTCTAAGCTCGACTTTATCCATCAATCCTTGACGATTTTAAACCTGTTGCCATCACTAGTTAGAGTCCCAGTAGGGTGGGCACTGCCCACCATCAAGGTTGCAGGTGATTCTAGCATTCAAAATAAGTATGCTGACCTACTTAGATCGATCGAAATAGCTCCACCACTGCGGGTTTAGTTACTTTCCCCATCACATTGCGCGGTAACTCAGCGACTACCAGAATTTGAGTCGGTACCTTATAAACTGCCAATCGTTCCTTTGCCCAACTCCGCAAAGTTGCCAATGTTAACTGGCATTGCGGCTCTAAAACTAACGCCGTACATACCCGTTCGCCCCATTCGGGATCGACGACACCCACCACAGCACATTCCTGAATGGCTGGATGCGATCGCAATACCTCTTCGATTTCGAGCGCGGAAACCTTATAACCGCCAGTTTTGATAATATCGACACTCATCCGCCCCAAAA harbors:
- a CDS encoding WD40 repeat domain-containing protein, giving the protein MGKPLQGHHGEVTAVAYSSDGQRIISGGDDWRIRIWDAETGTAIGQPLSAPIGQIKSIAYSQDGQHIVSVNADKTVSSWDVSGTSLLKTACDRLRYHPSLDDPKTDVAREAKQTCEQYVWEK
- a CDS encoding DUF1796 family putative cysteine peptidase; translation: MYQFQVIAHTQPGEVIALVGSTPELGAWDITRCIRLHTSGDRYPLWRTNTAIDIQLSAESIDGRKVEYKYIKIDAQGCGHWESFGFDRWLPIEPQSRSNTIVVDDGAFGYLQPHPFGYIQSPTIETAEPEDSQGLKILVIGSSVAVGQKAWLLAGWTSLLAESVRQKYGHRLINVAEAGANVGRTIERFGAAVAPEQPDVVIIALSLGNEGLAHCPPHQRRAVQRRFESGLQQLVQMTRALGARPILGGVYPHGDYTSEHHWWLQDTHKRMLKWGVPVLDWLGVLDNGGGRWKAGISFDPAHPNTVGHRLMYEAIDLQVFQIDKDELASERQRFWQPNEVPLYLDNAGFSICACLAQKRLRINNPSPNSYTIAPYWLELQTVLKSKAGLMPGIYLATDRQPRTLPYFAVAADGSIATTIAIPAGTEWEYSAAFNLFDSNNSQVLFYDEQLGIWQQDERQLWVINESDHEYNLQPMWTEVQNALRALPAGVYADPQHPDLPFRTLLIGGNGLESRVKIPAQSAIMFEYQCELTQIERVGIIPLGDRCAARMMLYKMGYDGPAFPFDLTRTTNIADIADIIDNGFDEMWNPNLLHFDSFIRRIYHQKWLGLSFAHEVEDNENPIDDLSMSVIHDRMRSRYTARAHRFWYTLKHADKLLFIRTGIADRGGTIDLLDKLAKHCQGKPFQLMLLSPQSSDEFVDLPEVLHYNLEFNPDRMYEDVGHWLYCTDIMRGILDSIGVSSKNLFWCPPNPPQELPKPDLVSGNV
- a CDS encoding ester cyclase, whose translation is MCKPTRAMMSADFIADLVGIPVSLDLEAFIQFGLEFRTAFPDGCHQFDEVIEEDTKVVTIGKFRGTHLGKFQGLPATGKSVEIEVTHIDKLIDDRLVYHWGQGNQAGMMQQLGIVFVPGLSLIAAAIRHQIRG
- a CDS encoding WGxxGxxG family protein; the protein is MQKSSLVKFISAGLLATSVLVIPMTAPASAQTSGSGTDGTTGTTGTTGTTGTTGTTTTTNYENNNHPGLWGLTGLLGLFGLLGRRKEETHTTTRRDDAPAYRDPSIR
- a CDS encoding L-lactate MFS transporter, whose product is MNDLKIFGLAARQGRWLFLPLGITAMLCLGTVYSWSIFRKPLTEAFKKQGMTIGATDTLLPFATLLVVFAILMPIASRYIERYGASKVTAVGGSIVGLGYFLSSFATSIPLLVITYGLIAGAGIGIVYGVPIAVTAKWFPDRKGLAVGLTVVGFGLSPLITAPLAGYFIATYGIDSTFRIFGVAFTAILLAIATQLRFPPADWQPSPQFTSSPASTEPDRLLSSPSFFALWSCYAIGTLAGLMAVGIANNVGKEIVGLDTNMATASVSIFAIFNGVGRPMFGWLTDRIKPKMAAILSFVMILIASIVMLNTGKGQVANYFFAFALLWLSLGGWLAIAPTATLSMFNPTNYTKNYGIVFTAYGAGALVGTIVAGSAKDIFGSYTNAFIPTAILSILGILIATFALKPDAKTQQVLS
- a CDS encoding tetratricopeptide repeat protein, whose translation is MSDHHVSIADAAARQPQGTASKASDRIDSQPFDLDTKQVKNYNRQGINKHSSGDLVSAIAEYDRAIELNPNYAKAYNNRGLAKGQLGDLAGAIADYNRAINLDRNYAKAYYNRGRARVETGNIAPAIADYSWAIKHAPHYAKAYYYRGLAKLNVDDKQSAIADFDRAIEVSPNYAPAYYHRGNTKHDVGDIVGAIADFDRSIEIAPGEIGAIYHRGTIKGEIGDNAGAIYDYDRVLALDPNYARAYYNRALNKVKLKDKPGAIFDFDRAATLFHERGEIDGYRRAIHKLEREYNIRFQSSKH